In one window of Calditrichota bacterium DNA:
- a CDS encoding M28 family peptidase, producing the protein MGKRLSWLWHAGFTSLFLLLPASESRARTPLPVFDADRAYSELKRQCAFGPRNPGSTGHSECRDYLANRLKEAGGEVLLQPFDVQDPATGKPLRLTNIIARFPARKEPSGAPKQKNDPPPLMLCAHWDTRPRAEHDPLPSNRSKPIPGANDGASGVAVLLEVSRLVGANPPPRPIIIAFFDGEDLGREGHNDEYALGSKFWASHPVPEMPAEAILLDMIGDADLEIPVEFFSERYAPHLRRRLWQLARELDLPAFVERPGPPVEDDHLPLIRAGIPAVDLIDFDYPYWHTLADTPDKCSPASLGQVGRLLVHYIYEE; encoded by the coding sequence ATGGGGAAGAGGTTAAGTTGGCTTTGGCATGCAGGCTTCACGAGTCTTTTCCTGCTATTACCGGCAAGCGAATCCCGGGCGCGAACCCCGCTCCCCGTCTTTGATGCAGACCGTGCATATTCTGAACTTAAACGTCAATGCGCTTTTGGGCCGCGCAATCCCGGTTCGACAGGACATTCTGAATGTCGGGATTATCTGGCAAATAGACTGAAGGAAGCCGGCGGCGAGGTCTTACTGCAGCCATTCGACGTCCAGGACCCCGCTACCGGCAAGCCGCTTCGCCTCACCAACATCATCGCTCGATTTCCAGCCCGAAAGGAGCCGTCGGGCGCACCCAAACAGAAAAATGATCCCCCGCCGCTGATGCTATGCGCGCATTGGGATACCCGTCCCCGCGCCGAACACGATCCCCTCCCATCCAATCGCAGTAAACCGATTCCCGGCGCCAACGACGGCGCGTCGGGGGTGGCGGTTCTACTTGAAGTAAGCCGCCTGGTTGGAGCCAATCCTCCGCCTCGCCCGATAATCATCGCCTTTTTCGACGGGGAAGACCTTGGCCGCGAAGGCCATAACGATGAGTATGCCCTTGGGTCTAAGTTTTGGGCTTCGCATCCGGTGCCGGAAATGCCCGCGGAAGCGATCCTCCTCGACATGATCGGCGATGCCGACCTCGAAATCCCGGTGGAGTTCTTCAGCGAACGCTACGCACCGCACCTGCGACGCCGCCTTTGGCAGTTGGCACGTGAACTCGATCTTCCGGCTTTCGTCGAACGTCCCGGTCCGCCGGTTGAAGATGACCATCTCCCTTTGATCCGGGCCGGCATTCCGGCGGTTGACTTGATCGACTTCGACTACCCTTACTGGCACACCCTCGCCGATACTCCCGACAAGTGCTCACCGGCCAGCCTCGGTCAGGTGGGCAGGCTTCTCGTTCACTATATCTATGAAGAATAA